The window CCTCCCCGGCCCGATCGCCGGAATCGTTCTCGCGGCGGCGCTGGCGGCGATGATGTCCAGCGCCGACTCGCAACTGCTCGTCGCCACGAGCGCCATCGTGGAGGACGTATACCACGGCTTCATGAACAAACAGGCGACCGAGCAACAACTGGTGCGTTATTCGCGCTACGTCACGCTTGGGCTTGGCGGAGCGAGCATCGCCTTCGCGTACCTCGCCAAGAGCACGCCCATCTACACCCTCGTCCTCGATTACGCATGGGGTGGTCTCGGTGCTGCGATCGGACCGACGCTCATCGCGGCGCTGTGGTGGAAGCGCGTGACGGCAAAAGGTTCCGTCGCGAGCATGGTGGTCGGCGCGACGACGATGGTAGTGTGGACGCAACTCGGGAGCGTCCTCGACGCACTGGGAATAATGCCAGCACAGGAGGCATCTCCGTTCCTCTACAACCTCGTCGGCGTCTACGGCCTGTTCCCGGCGTTCATCCTCTCGGTGATTACGCTGGTCTCAGTGTCGCTCGTGACCAAGCCACCATCCGGCGTCGAAGACCACTTCGACGTGTTCGACAAGCCGCTGTCGCAGGTGACCAGCCAACCCGGAAGCGGAACGCCGAGCTACGTGACCGACGGTGGGCGGGACGTGTCGCCGAAAGCCATCACCGAAGCGGACAATATCCGCGCGCACGTCGTCGAATCCGGCTACTGGAATGACGAGTAAACTCGTCGGCGAACGCCACGAGCGAACGGAACTCACGGTCATTCCACCGGCGGTTTCGCGCGAGGAAGCAGGAACGGGACGGGTCGGTGCGGTTGCCTACCCATATCGGGTGTACGAGGCCGAAATCACCATCGAGCGGCCGTTCATGAGCGACCATACCGACCGGTTCGTCGCCAGCGTGGACCGCTCTCGCAGGTTGGTGGTACGGGCGGACGGGGTTCCGGCGGTGGAGAATCGGGAAATCGAGGACGTGCTGGTGCTCCCGACGGAACTCTCGAAGGACCAATCACGGGCGAAAACACGCGAATCGGTGTTACAGTGGACTCTCCGTCGGTATTCGCTGAACGACGCACCGGACATCGAGTTCGTTCGGGAAGTGGACGGCTACAAACTGTTCTGGCTGGTCGAACGGCCGGAAGGGGATGTTATCGTGGATAGCGTCGACGGAACCGAAGACCCACTGCGGGATTGAGTTCGACAGCGAAATCGAGTACCGTCCCCTTTTCGAAGCCCGGTTTGTTGGGGCATCGTTCGATAGCTTCGTCGGTGTCCTCGATCGGCACCGTCGCGTGTGTCAGTTTTTCTACTATCGGGGGAGGATAGACGGGCGGCAATGAAGATCCACCTCCGCATACCGAAAGTGGGAGGACTCCGCGAGCGATTACTCCCCTGCCGTGCTCACGATCCACACACCGACGGCCATCACGACGCCGCCAGCAAGGAACGACGGACCGAGCGACTCCGAAAGGAAGAGCGCGCCGAGGGCCGTGCCGACGACGGGTTGTGCGAAAAAGAAAACGCCGACGACACCCGCGTCCAACTCCTCCAGTCCTCGATACCAGAGAAACCACGCCACCGCGGTGCTGAAGACGCCGAGGTACAACACCGCCCCGATGATTGCTAGCGTTATCGTCACATCGAGTGACATGAATGCGAGTTCGAACGGGACGAGAATCGCGACGAGCGGAATCGACGCGAGCGTGGAATAGGTCGCGGTTTCGAGGGCCGAGTACGTTCTGACGAGCGGTTTGCCCCATACCGTATAGCCCGCCCACGCGAAACTGGCGACGAACAGCGCGAAAACGCCGAGGAGGTTACCGTCCCCGATGGTGGAAAAGTCGTACTGGCCAGTGAGGACGACCAATGTGCCGACGACGGCCAGCGCCATCCCGCCGATCGTTTGTCGGGAAAGCGATTCCCCGAGGACATTCACCCCGAGTAAGAGGGTAAAGACGGGCGTGAGAACGGTCAGGAGGGAGCCTTGGCTCGCGGTGGTCAAATCGGTGCCGACGAACTGCGAGACGAGGGTGAGTGCGACCCATCCGCCGAGGACGCCGAACCGTCGGCGATCGGTACGCGAGAACGACCGAGTCGGCATCGTCAGTCGGACGACTACGAACAGCGTCGATCCACCGAGCGCGACGCGGAGGAACGCCAGCGTCACCGGGGGAACGACGGAGAACCCCCACTTGCTCACGACGTACATCCCACCCCACAGCGCGGCGGCGGTGAGGGGGGCGAGCGAACTGGCCCGTGACATCGTGCGGATGGTATCGTCCCCGTGGTAAATCCCTGTCCCTAGCATGGGAGGGCACAGGGTTATTCGCCCCGTGCGGGATTTCGGTTCATGGACATCGACACCCGACGAGAGCGACTGCGTACGCACGCAGACGACCTCGTCTCCGAGTTTGGGTCGCCGCTGTATGCCTTTTTTGAGGATGATTTGCGGACGAACTACGAAACCCTCCGTGGCGCGTTGGACGACCACTACCCGGACTCGGAGGTTCACTTCGCGGTGAAGGCCAACTACAACCTCGGTATTTTATCGGTCCTCCGGGACGCCGGATGCAAAGCGGAAGCCTACGCCAGATGCGAACTGGCCGCGACACGACGCGCGGGATTCGATGCGGCGGACGTCCTCCTAACGGGGATGAATCGCGCCCCGGAAGACATCGAACGTGCGCTCGATTGGGGCGTCTCTCACCTGCTCGTGGACAACGCCACAGAACTGGAGAAAGTCATCGTGGCGGCGAACGCGACGAACACGACCCCCGACGTCCTGATTCGGGGCAACCCTGCAATGGAAGTGCCGACTCACCCGGAGGTGGCGACGGCGACCCGCGAGAGCAAATTCGGACTGGACATCGAAAGCGGGCGGGCGATGGCCGTTGCGGAGATGGCTGCCGAATCCGATGCAGTCTCGCTCGCTGGCGTGCAGTTACACGTCGGAAGTCAGGTTCGCGGCGTCGAACCCTACGGTGTCGCCGCCCGGGAGATGCTCGACTTCGCGGGGGACATCCGAGACGAACTGGACGTCGAGTGCGAGGTTCTCGACCTCGGCGGAGGATTCCCGGTGCCGTACGACGAGGACGTGCCCGCCACCGATGACATCGTGAAACATCTGTCGGAAACGGTTCGGAAAACCTGTTCCGACCTCGGACTCCCGGAACCACGCCTGTTCGTCGAACCCGGGCGCAGGCTCGTCGGCAACGCCGGAACCTTTCTCGGTTCCGTCGGCGTGGTGAAAGAGACTCCCTACGCCGATTTTGCGGTGCTGGACGGCGGAACGAACTCGGTTTCGTCCTACTGGCCCTATCCGGTCTACGCGGTGAAAGATCGCGATCCGACGCGGGAATACCACGTCGCGGGCCCCCTCTGCTATACGGGCGACGTAATCAGCGAGAACGTCGCCCTTCCCGAGCTCGGCCCCGGCGACATCGTCGCGGTGGACAAGATAGGAGCGTATTCGCTCGGTAGCGCGAGTCATACGAACGCGGAGCCGAAACCGCCCGTCGTGTTGGTGCGGAGCGACGGCAGCCACGAGTGCCTCCGATCACGGGAAACGTGCGAGGACGTGTTCGGTCGCGACCGGATTCCGAATGGACTGTGAACGGACACGCCGGCAAACCGATGAAAATCCGTCGTGAGGAAGGCATTTCTTTCGTGCGCTCGGTAACCAATCCATGAAACCGGCAGACGTGCTGTCACCCGACCCGGCGGGCGGTGCCGAGAGTGGGAATAGTTGGTTCGCGGGACTCGTTCCGAACGCGGTCGCGCTTCGATGCCTCTCGGTCGAACTCCGTGCACCGCGGAAAATCGTTGTCGGGGAATCGGCGGCGTTTGTGCTTCGGGTTCGTAATCGCGCGCCGTTTCCGTTGAGCGTACGCTTACCCACGAGTCGTCTCTGGGGTTGGGACGTGGATGGGATCCCTGACGCCGACGAACGCGGATTCGAACCACCGAAAAAACCACGCCGTGTCGCATTTCGGCGACACGGCGTGCGACAGTTCGAGGGGACGTGGGATGGGCAGGTTCGCCGTGGTGGAACGGATGGCGACGAGTGGCAAGCACTGACGGGGGAACACACGCTTACGGGGTATCTTTCAGGACATGAAAATTCACCAAAATTACAAGACGACGTAGAGATATTGGTTGTGAGAAGATAACCCTAGTATGAAAGGGCTGTCTTATTTGCTACATCCTTCTTTGCTATTAGGTATCACGAATCGGGCGATAACCCGTAGCAACTGACACCATGACAAAAAGATACGACTCTTCCCTCAATCGACGACGATTCCTCACGATGAGCGCGCTCGGCGGCGCAACCGTTCTTGCGGGCTGTGGCGGTCAAAAGACGACCGGTGACGGGCCCGGAGGTACTGACCAGAAAGGCGGTACGTTCATCAACACATCGCCGGAGAGTGCGACGACGCTGGACCCACGCATGAACGAACTCGCGTGGGCGAATTCGATGATGCATTACCTCTTCGACTCGCTTCTCGCCGTGAAACCCGACGGGAGCGAAATCGTCCCGCATCTCGCCAAGGAACGACCGAAAAAGAAAGACGAAACGACCTACACGGTCCCGCTCAAGCAAGGGGTTACGTTTCACGACGGAAGCGAACTCACCGCCGAAGACGTGGCGTACTCGTTCAACTGGGTGCTCGACCCGAAGAACAAATCGACGAATCGGGAGAATCTCGGATTCATCGAAAGCGTGGATGCGACCGGCGACTACGAGGTGACGTTCAATCTCAAGTACGCCTATGCGTTGTTCGAGTTGGAACTGACCGGAATGAACGCCGTCATCGTTCCAAAGAAGGCCGCCGAAAACAAGGGGCAAAAGAAGTTCGCCCAGAAGCCCGTTGGAAGCGGGCCGTTTAAACTCAAGCAATGGCAGACCGGTTCGCATCTCACGCTCGAACGATACGACGATTACTTCCTCAAAAAGGCCAATCTGAAACAGATCAAATATCGCATTATTCCCGAGGCACAGACCGCATTCGTTGATCTCAAGACCAGTGGCGTGCATCAAGCGTCCGTCCCTGAAAAACTGCTTGGGGAAGCGAAGAACATCGATTCCATCCAGATGAAGCGCATCTCGCAGTTCGATTACAACGGACTTGTGTTCAACTCCAAACGGAAGCCGTTCGACGACCGGAAGGTCCGGGAGGCGATGCAGTATCTCGTCGATTACGACGACATGCTGAAAGTAACGAAGGGAGAACTCGGCAAACGAAGCTACGGGTTCATGCCGAAGGAAGTCAACGAGGCCTGGGATTTCCCGTGGAAGGAATGGAAACAAAAATATTATCCGCCGAAAGACCACGAAAAGGCGAAGCAGTTGCTCGAAGAGGCGGGATACGGCGACGGGTTCGACGTGACGATGTCCACGCTCGCGTCTGGAAAGTTCAAAAACATGGTCATCAAGTTGCAAAACGAGATGGACCAAGTCGGTATCAACGCGGAGGTTCAGGAGGTAGATATCGGCCGCTGGCTCGACCAACTCGACACGGGGGAATTCGACGTAACCATCTATGGCTGGTCAGGAGGACAAGACCCCGACGGCTTCTACTACTATCTCTTCCGCAACCCGCGCAATGACGATGGTGGCGTGGAAGACAGCTACGTTGGCAACGCTTCTGCCGGGATGCTCTACGAGGCGTATCCGGATAGCGAGAAATTGAAGAAAGCAGACCAGAAGATTCGAGAGGCGCGGAAACTCGGAAGCCGCGACGAACGCCGAAAGCTGTACATCGAACTCGCGGAGACGTTCCAATCCGAGTATCCGCACATCCCGGTGTATTCCGAACAGTCCGCAACGGCGTGGAGTAAGAAAGTCAACGGGTACGACCCGACAGCGTTCGCAGCCCAACCGCTATGTAACAAGTGGTCGAACGCCTCGCTCAGCAACTAACTACCTTCCGTTTCCATACACGAAATCATGAGTATGTATCGATACACCGTCCGACGGCTCCTTCAGATCATACCGGTCTTGTTGGGCGTGTTCACACTCACGTTCGTGATGATGCACGCACTGCCTGGAAATCCGGTGCGCATCTACCTCGGACTAAATCCCAGTCAAGAACTCGCAGATGAACTGATCCGTCAATATGGGTTCGACCGACCACTCTGGCAACAGTATCTCGACTACCTCGGACGGGTTCTCACCGGGAACCTCGGTGAATCGTTCCTGCTGAAACGTCCCGTTGCCGACCTCATGTTGGAACGCCTCGGGCCGACTCTCACCCTGATGGGCCTTTCGTACGTCATCGCACTCCCGATTTCGCTCCTGCTCGGCGTTTATGCCGCCTCGCGGCACAACGAGTTGGGCGATCACGTCTCGCGGTTTTTCGGACTGGCGGGTCTCTCGACCCCGAACTTCTGGCTCGGTCTAATGCTGATCTTCCTGTTCGCCTACGAACTGGGCTGGCTTCCCGCCTCGGGCTACGTTCCGTTCGCACAAGACCCGGTGGAGTCGGCGAAACGACTCGTCATGCCCGTAATCACGCTGGCGACCGCACAGACCGCGACGTTGATGCGAATGACGCGCTCCAGCATGGTCGAGGAGCTATCACAGGACTACGTCCAAACGGCCCGGGCGTTCGGCCTGCCGGAGCGACGCATCCTGCTCAAACACGCCTTCAGAAACGCACTCCTACCGCTGGTGACCATCATCGGGCTACAGCTGTCGTTTCTGCTGGACGGCAGCGTCATCGCCGAGAAGATATTCGCCATTCCGGGCATGGGCCGTCTGTTCTTCAAGGGAATAACGAAACAGGACTACGGTATCATCATGGGAATGACGCTGTCGTTCGCGTTGTTGTTCCTCGTCGGCGTCCTGCTGACCGACCTCGCGTACGCCTACATCGACCCGCGAATCAGATACGACTGATATGAGTACGAGCAAATCACTTACCGAGACGGGCATCGACACCGAAAGCCGGCTTATGGGGACGATTCGGGAACTCCGACACAGTCCAACGGCAATCGCTGGCGCAGTTATCGTCGGAATCCTCGTCGTGCTGGCCATTTTCTCGACCATCGACCTCATGGTGTTCGATAAGAGCCTTATTACCGCGATTCACGCGGACCCCCACGTGCAGAACACAGCCGAATCCTACTCGGCCCCCTCCCTCGACCATCCGATGGGAACGGACAATTTCGGTCGGGACGTGCTCTCTCGAATCGTTTACGGAAGCCGAATCGCGCTCGCCATTGGTATCATTTCCGTCGGAATCAGCTTCCTTGGCGGAATCGTGTGTGGCGCTGCGGCGGCCTACTTCGGCGGTCGAATCGATGACCTCATCATGCGTCTGTTAGAGGTATTGTACTCGATTCCGAGCCTCGTCCTCGCGATGACTATGATGGCGATCATGGGACCGAGCGTCTACAACCTCTTCATCGCCTACGGGGTCATCGGTATCCCAGCATACGCCCGTGTGATGCGCTCCGAGGTGCTTTCCATCCGCGAAGAGGAGTACGTCGAAGCGGCTCGAGCCGCCGGACTGCCGAACCGAACCATCCTTTTCCGTGAAATCGTCCCGAATGGATTGGCTGCGGTCGTCGTGCAGGGAACGCTCTCGATGGGCGGCGTCATTATCGGCGCGGCTGCACTGTCGTTCCTCGGATTCGGCGTGCAACCGCCGACCGCGTCGTGGGGGCGGATGCTGAATCAAGCACAAGAAGCCATGATCATCGCCCCGTGGGTCGCGGTGTTCCCCGGCCTGATGATTTTCCTCACCGTGATGGGGTTCAATCTGCTCGGCGACGGTCTCCGAGACGCCATGGACCCCAGAACGACGCTCCGCAAGGCGAACTGGGACGAACTGGACGACGATTTCCTCTCCAGCGAGAGTACGATGCGCGACGACCCCGACCCGGTAACCGAGAATCCGGCTACGGATGGCGGAACGCAGAGCGAAGATGAAACTGACGGGAGGCGAACGCAATGAGTCTCCTCGAAGTCGAAGACCTCCGGACGTACTTCTACACCGAAGAAGGAATCGTCCAAGCCGTCGATGGCGTGAGCTTCGAAGTGGACCGCGGCGAGACGCTTGGGTTGGTCGGCGAGAGTGGGGCCGGAAAGAGCGTGACGGTGAAGAGCCTCCTCGGACTCATCAACCCACCCGGCAAGGTGGTCGACGGAACGGTTCGGTTCGACGGTCGTGACCTCACCGCCTGCACCGAACGCGAACTTCGACGGGACGTCCGCGGGAGCGAGATTTCGTTCGTCTTCCAAGACCCGATGTCGGCGTTGAACCCCGTCTTTACGGTCGGAAATCAGATCGCCGAAATCGTGGAATATCACACCGACTGCACGGAGTCGGAAGCTCACGACAGGGCGGTCGAACTGCTCGACGACGTGGGAATTCCGGATCCTGAACAGCGGGCCGATCAGTACCCACACGAGTTCTCGGGCGGGATGCGCCAGCGGGCGCTCATCGCGATGGCACTGTCGTGCAGCCCGAAACTCATCATCGCGGACGAACCGACGACGGCGCTGGACGTGACGATTCAAGCACAGATTTTGGACCTGTTCGACGAGATTCAGGAGAAATACGACACGAGCGTCGTCTACGTCACCCACGACCTCGGCGTCGTCCGGGAAGTCTGTGACCGCGTTGCCGTGATGTACCTCGGAAAAGTGGTCGAACAGGCACCCTACGACGAACTGTACCGAAACCCGAAACACCCCTATACGCAGTCGCTCCTGCGGTCGGTCGTCCGACCCGACCGGCAGGCGGACGACCTGAATCCCATCGAGGGGACGATGCCGAGTGCGATCGACCCGCCCTCCGGCTGTCGGTTCCGTACGCGCTGTCCCGTCGCCGTCGATGACTGCTCGCGAATCGAGCCGCCACGCGTCGGTGTGGGACCGAATCACGACTCGGCGTGTATCCTCTATAAAGACGACTACGGAGCGAACGAGCCGATGCTACACGAACGAGGTCAACGATGAGTCAACGCCTGCAGCAACGCCCGGAACGAGCCGACGAACCGCTACTCAGGGTCGAAAACCTGACGAAACACTTTCCGGTCAACACGGGCCTCATTGGTTCGCTCCGATGGAATTCGGATGATGGGTTTCCGATCGAGCTGGACAGTCGGAGCGTCAGAGCGGTCGATGGCGTGAGCTTCGACCTCTATCCCGGCGAAACCCTGGGTGTCGTCGGCGAATCCGGCTGTGGCAAATCGACGCTCGCACGAACCCTTCTTGGCTTAACGGAACCGACCGACGGCGCAGTCGAGTTCCGCGGCGTCAGAACGACGACGTTCGACGGCGACGCGAAACACGAATTTCGACGAAACGCCCAGATGGTGTTCCAAGATCCACAGTCCAGTCTCAATCCGCGTCGAAAAGTCGGGAACATCATCGCGGACCCGCTCGAAGCGGCAGGGTGGAACGAAGGACGACGCAGGGAGCGCGTCCGCGAACTGCTCGGTCAGGTCGGCCTGAAGGAGGAGCATTACGGACGGTACCCACACGAGTTCTCGGGCGGACAACGCCAACGAATCAACCTGGCACGGGCGCTGTCGATCAATCCCGACCTCGTCATCGCCGACGAACCCGTGAGTGGTCTCGATATGAGCGTGCAGGCACAGATCCTCTCGCTCATGCAGGATTTACAGGAGGAGTACGGCCTCACGTACCTGTTCATCACGCACGACCTCTCCGTCATCAGGAACGTCGCAGACCGCGTCGCGGTGATGTACCTCGGTGATTTCGTGGAAACTGGCCCGGTTAACCGATTGTTTAC of the Haladaptatus caseinilyticus genome contains:
- a CDS encoding DMT family transporter — translated: MSRASSLAPLTAAALWGGMYVVSKWGFSVVPPVTLAFLRVALGGSTLFVVVRLTMPTRSFSRTDRRRFGVLGGWVALTLVSQFVGTDLTTASQGSLLTVLTPVFTLLLGVNVLGESLSRQTIGGMALAVVGTLVVLTGQYDFSTIGDGNLLGVFALFVASFAWAGYTVWGKPLVRTYSALETATYSTLASIPLVAILVPFELAFMSLDVTITLAIIGAVLYLGVFSTAVAWFLWYRGLEELDAGVVGVFFFAQPVVGTALGALFLSESLGPSFLAGGVVMAVGVWIVSTAGE
- the lysA gene encoding diaminopimelate decarboxylase, producing MDIDTRRERLRTHADDLVSEFGSPLYAFFEDDLRTNYETLRGALDDHYPDSEVHFAVKANYNLGILSVLRDAGCKAEAYARCELAATRRAGFDAADVLLTGMNRAPEDIERALDWGVSHLLVDNATELEKVIVAANATNTTPDVLIRGNPAMEVPTHPEVATATRESKFGLDIESGRAMAVAEMAAESDAVSLAGVQLHVGSQVRGVEPYGVAAREMLDFAGDIRDELDVECEVLDLGGGFPVPYDEDVPATDDIVKHLSETVRKTCSDLGLPEPRLFVEPGRRLVGNAGTFLGSVGVVKETPYADFAVLDGGTNSVSSYWPYPVYAVKDRDPTREYHVAGPLCYTGDVISENVALPELGPGDIVAVDKIGAYSLGSASHTNAEPKPPVVLVRSDGSHECLRSRETCEDVFGRDRIPNGL
- a CDS encoding ABC transporter substrate-binding protein, which translates into the protein MSALGGATVLAGCGGQKTTGDGPGGTDQKGGTFINTSPESATTLDPRMNELAWANSMMHYLFDSLLAVKPDGSEIVPHLAKERPKKKDETTYTVPLKQGVTFHDGSELTAEDVAYSFNWVLDPKNKSTNRENLGFIESVDATGDYEVTFNLKYAYALFELELTGMNAVIVPKKAAENKGQKKFAQKPVGSGPFKLKQWQTGSHLTLERYDDYFLKKANLKQIKYRIIPEAQTAFVDLKTSGVHQASVPEKLLGEAKNIDSIQMKRISQFDYNGLVFNSKRKPFDDRKVREAMQYLVDYDDMLKVTKGELGKRSYGFMPKEVNEAWDFPWKEWKQKYYPPKDHEKAKQLLEEAGYGDGFDVTMSTLASGKFKNMVIKLQNEMDQVGINAEVQEVDIGRWLDQLDTGEFDVTIYGWSGGQDPDGFYYYLFRNPRNDDGGVEDSYVGNASAGMLYEAYPDSEKLKKADQKIREARKLGSRDERRKLYIELAETFQSEYPHIPVYSEQSATAWSKKVNGYDPTAFAAQPLCNKWSNASLSN
- a CDS encoding ABC transporter permease → MSMYRYTVRRLLQIIPVLLGVFTLTFVMMHALPGNPVRIYLGLNPSQELADELIRQYGFDRPLWQQYLDYLGRVLTGNLGESFLLKRPVADLMLERLGPTLTLMGLSYVIALPISLLLGVYAASRHNELGDHVSRFFGLAGLSTPNFWLGLMLIFLFAYELGWLPASGYVPFAQDPVESAKRLVMPVITLATAQTATLMRMTRSSMVEELSQDYVQTARAFGLPERRILLKHAFRNALLPLVTIIGLQLSFLLDGSVIAEKIFAIPGMGRLFFKGITKQDYGIIMGMTLSFALLFLVGVLLTDLAYAYIDPRIRYD
- a CDS encoding ABC transporter permease encodes the protein MSTSKSLTETGIDTESRLMGTIRELRHSPTAIAGAVIVGILVVLAIFSTIDLMVFDKSLITAIHADPHVQNTAESYSAPSLDHPMGTDNFGRDVLSRIVYGSRIALAIGIISVGISFLGGIVCGAAAAYFGGRIDDLIMRLLEVLYSIPSLVLAMTMMAIMGPSVYNLFIAYGVIGIPAYARVMRSEVLSIREEEYVEAARAAGLPNRTILFREIVPNGLAAVVVQGTLSMGGVIIGAAALSFLGFGVQPPTASWGRMLNQAQEAMIIAPWVAVFPGLMIFLTVMGFNLLGDGLRDAMDPRTTLRKANWDELDDDFLSSESTMRDDPDPVTENPATDGGTQSEDETDGRRTQ
- a CDS encoding ABC transporter ATP-binding protein, with protein sequence MSLLEVEDLRTYFYTEEGIVQAVDGVSFEVDRGETLGLVGESGAGKSVTVKSLLGLINPPGKVVDGTVRFDGRDLTACTERELRRDVRGSEISFVFQDPMSALNPVFTVGNQIAEIVEYHTDCTESEAHDRAVELLDDVGIPDPEQRADQYPHEFSGGMRQRALIAMALSCSPKLIIADEPTTALDVTIQAQILDLFDEIQEKYDTSVVYVTHDLGVVREVCDRVAVMYLGKVVEQAPYDELYRNPKHPYTQSLLRSVVRPDRQADDLNPIEGTMPSAIDPPSGCRFRTRCPVAVDDCSRIEPPRVGVGPNHDSACILYKDDYGANEPMLHERGQR
- a CDS encoding ABC transporter ATP-binding protein, whose amino-acid sequence is MSQRLQQRPERADEPLLRVENLTKHFPVNTGLIGSLRWNSDDGFPIELDSRSVRAVDGVSFDLYPGETLGVVGESGCGKSTLARTLLGLTEPTDGAVEFRGVRTTTFDGDAKHEFRRNAQMVFQDPQSSLNPRRKVGNIIADPLEAAGWNEGRRRERVRELLGQVGLKEEHYGRYPHEFSGGQRQRINLARALSINPDLVIADEPVSGLDMSVQAQILSLMQDLQEEYGLTYLFITHDLSVIRNVADRVAVMYLGDFVETGPVNRLFTDPHHPYTRALLDSVPNPDPDTRGVESRLVGDVPSPSDPPSGCKFHTRCPELIIPDPFTRDTYREYMDLRNDVRDENLQTDTDPASVRSHYFTASLPAAVDRTIERAISNAADGDWDEAQSTLAEYLSPCEAHIPKLESVADGQLSACHLESDEREAFSW